From the Leptotrichia sp. oral taxon 221 genome, one window contains:
- a CDS encoding fructose bisphosphate aldolase: MKERLERMRNGKGFIAALDQSGGSTPKALKLYGIDESEYSNDTEMFDLIHKMRTRIIKSPAFSDKEIVGAILFEQTMDRKIDDKYTADFLWEEKGVLPFLKVDKGLEELEDGVQLMKPIPGLDELLSRANERHIFGTKMRSVIKKASQTGIAKVTDQQFEVADKIIAAGLVPIIEPEVDIHNVDKAECETILKNEIKKHLDKLPETSNVMLKVTLPTVENFYEDLTEHPRVVRVVALSGGYPREKANEILAKNKGVIASFSRALTEGLSAQQSDDEFDKDLAKAIKEIYEASVK; this comes from the coding sequence ATGAAAGAAAGATTAGAAAGAATGAGAAATGGTAAAGGATTTATTGCCGCATTGGATCAAAGTGGTGGAAGTACTCCAAAAGCACTGAAATTGTATGGAATTGACGAAAGCGAGTATTCTAATGATACAGAAATGTTTGACTTAATTCATAAAATGAGAACAAGAATCATAAAAAGTCCTGCTTTTAGTGATAAAGAAATTGTAGGTGCTATTTTATTTGAGCAAACTATGGATAGAAAAATTGACGATAAATATACAGCTGACTTTTTATGGGAGGAAAAAGGAGTATTGCCTTTCTTAAAAGTTGATAAAGGACTTGAAGAATTGGAAGATGGAGTTCAATTAATGAAGCCAATTCCAGGATTAGATGAACTTTTGAGCCGAGCTAATGAAAGACATATTTTTGGAACAAAAATGCGTTCTGTTATAAAAAAGGCATCACAAACAGGAATTGCAAAAGTTACAGATCAGCAATTTGAAGTTGCAGATAAAATTATTGCAGCCGGACTTGTTCCAATTATTGAGCCAGAAGTAGATATTCATAATGTTGATAAGGCAGAATGTGAAACAATTTTGAAAAATGAAATCAAAAAACATCTTGATAAATTACCTGAAACTTCAAATGTAATGTTGAAAGTAACTTTGCCTACAGTTGAAAACTTTTACGAAGATTTGACAGAACATCCAAGAGTTGTTAGAGTTGTTGCATTATCAGGAGGTTACCCAAGAGAAAAAGCAAACGAGATTCTTGCTAAAAATAAAGGAGTTATTGCAAGTTTCTCAAGAGCATTAACTGAAGGATTGTCGGCACAACAAAGTGATGATGAATTTGATAAAGATTTGGCAAAAGCTATTAAAGAAATTTATGAAGCTTCTGTAAAATAA
- a CDS encoding adenylyltransferase/cytidyltransferase family protein has translation MKKYKTGLVLGRFQTFHKGHEYIINKALEICDKVLVFIGSSDKSGTIENPFSYELREKLIKKIYGNEIVENKLIISPLADLGAGNVTKWGDYLFCEAGKIFGKVDCIVYGEESKCKSWFSERIKKSVNFIVISREDIKINASTLREYMRKNDFEKWKEFVNKKNWGEFEEMRKILIEI, from the coding sequence ATGAAAAAATATAAGACAGGCTTGGTTCTGGGAAGATTCCAGACATTTCATAAAGGACATGAATACATTATAAATAAAGCTCTTGAGATATGTGACAAAGTTTTGGTATTTATCGGTTCTAGTGATAAATCTGGAACAATTGAAAATCCTTTTTCCTATGAACTAAGAGAAAAATTGATAAAAAAAATTTATGGGAATGAAATCGTGGAAAATAAATTGATAATTTCTCCACTCGCTGACTTGGGTGCTGGAAATGTTACAAAATGGGGGGATTATTTATTTTGTGAAGCGGGAAAAATTTTTGGAAAAGTTGACTGTATCGTATATGGTGAGGAATCTAAATGTAAGAGCTGGTTTAGTGAAAGAATAAAAAAATCTGTAAATTTTATTGTAATTTCTAGAGAGGACATAAAAATAAATGCTTCAACTCTGAGAGAATATATGAGAAAAAATGATTTTGAAAAATGGAAGGAATTTGTTAATAAAAAAAATTGGGGAGAATTTGAAGAAATGAGGAAAATTTTGATTGAAATATAA
- the pncB gene encoding nicotinate phosphoribosyltransferase, which yields MKLKPIITSLLDTDLYKFNMNQVIFHKHTDLVGEYHFKCRTPNIFFTKEMVTEINDQIDYLCSLRFKNEELNYLRSIRFIKPDYVEFLRLWHPIKDYVTTVLENGELRVIVSGPLFSAMQFEIYLLEIINEVYFRMKFNYDELLVSAKEKLEKKILDFKNKKYNFKFAEFGCRRRLSREWQEEVVKKLSSETQNMAGTSNVFLAMKYNLVPIGTYAHEYVQMYQGIDSIPLSYTNHYALKDWYDEYKGDNGTALTDTITTDLFLRDFDRSMVNNYTGVRHDSGDPYIWAEKILNHYQKYGIDTKTKTLLFSDSLNFDEAEKIYQTFKDKVKISFGIGTFVTNDTKEKPLNIVIKLQYVNGRPVAKLSDVEGKVMCDDEKYLKYLKASVKFRLEREKEY from the coding sequence ATGAAACTAAAGCCAATTATAACATCGCTGCTTGATACAGATCTTTACAAATTTAATATGAATCAGGTAATTTTTCACAAACATACTGATTTAGTCGGAGAATATCACTTTAAATGTCGTACTCCAAATATTTTTTTTACAAAAGAAATGGTTACGGAAATAAACGATCAAATTGACTATTTGTGCAGTTTACGGTTTAAAAATGAAGAATTAAACTACTTGCGTTCGATAAGATTCATAAAGCCAGACTATGTCGAGTTTTTAAGACTTTGGCATCCGATTAAGGATTATGTGACTACGGTGCTTGAAAATGGAGAACTTAGAGTTATTGTCTCTGGACCACTTTTTAGTGCAATGCAGTTTGAGATTTACTTGCTTGAAATTATTAACGAAGTGTATTTTAGAATGAAGTTTAATTATGATGAATTGCTTGTTTCTGCAAAAGAAAAATTAGAAAAAAAGATTTTGGATTTTAAAAATAAAAAATATAACTTTAAATTTGCCGAATTTGGCTGCAGAAGACGGCTTTCAAGAGAATGGCAGGAAGAAGTAGTGAAAAAATTATCCAGCGAAACTCAAAATATGGCAGGAACTTCCAATGTATTTTTGGCAATGAAATACAATTTAGTGCCAATCGGAACTTATGCACACGAGTATGTCCAAATGTATCAGGGAATCGACTCAATACCGCTATCTTACACAAATCATTACGCATTAAAAGACTGGTATGACGAATACAAGGGAGATAACGGAACAGCACTTACCGACACAATAACGACAGACTTATTTTTAAGAGATTTTGACAGAAGCATGGTAAATAACTACACAGGAGTGCGGCATGATTCAGGTGATCCATATATCTGGGCTGAAAAAATATTGAATCACTATCAAAAATATGGAATAGATACAAAGACAAAGACACTTTTGTTCAGCGATTCACTAAATTTTGATGAAGCAGAAAAAATTTATCAGACATTTAAAGATAAAGTAAAAATTTCTTTTGGAATCGGAACATTTGTAACTAATGATACGAAAGAAAAGCCACTGAATATTGTAATAAAACTTCAGTATGTAAATGGCAGACCAGTTGCTAAATTGAGTGATGTGGAAGGAAAAGTCATGTGTGATGATGAAAAATATTTAAAATATTTGAAGGCATCAGTAAAATTTAGGCTGGAGCGGGAAAAAGAATATTGA
- the nadE gene encoding NAD(+) synthase, with translation MKNEKKKVIEWIKKYFEENGKNCKAVVGISGGTDSSVVTALCVAALGRENVIGVLMPKGVQHDIDYSKKLVEFLKIKHYEVNVEKPVNDLKKLISQQMGVNPDEFDTYKTNQPARIRMAVLYGISAIIGGRVANTCNLSEDFVGYSTKFGDAAGDFSPISDFTKTEVRKLGVELGLPEMFLKKVPEDGMSGKSDEEKLGFSYEVLDEYIRTGNILDLRIKEKIDYLHKINLHKILPMPSYKKGEK, from the coding sequence ATGAAAAATGAAAAAAAGAAAGTTATCGAATGGATAAAAAAATATTTTGAAGAAAATGGAAAAAACTGTAAGGCAGTTGTAGGAATTTCAGGAGGAACAGATTCTTCAGTTGTGACAGCACTTTGTGTGGCAGCTCTGGGACGGGAAAATGTGATAGGAGTTCTTATGCCAAAAGGTGTGCAGCATGATATTGATTATTCCAAAAAACTGGTTGAGTTTTTGAAAATAAAGCATTATGAAGTGAATGTGGAAAAGCCTGTGAATGACTTAAAGAAATTAATTTCGCAGCAAATGGGAGTAAATCCAGATGAGTTTGACACCTATAAGACTAATCAGCCTGCTAGAATACGGATGGCTGTGCTTTATGGGATTTCTGCCATTATTGGCGGGAGAGTGGCTAATACTTGTAATTTGTCAGAAGATTTTGTGGGGTATTCGACAAAATTTGGAGATGCTGCGGGGGATTTTTCTCCAATTTCTGATTTTACAAAAACCGAAGTGCGCAAACTTGGTGTTGAACTTGGACTTCCTGAAATGTTTTTGAAAAAAGTGCCTGAAGATGGAATGAGCGGGAAATCTGATGAGGAAAAATTGGGATTTAGCTACGAAGTTTTGGATGAATATATTAGAACGGGAAATATTTTGGATTTAAGAATAAAAGAAAAAATAGACTATTTACACAAAATAAATTTACACAAAATTTTACCTATGCCATCGTATAAAAAAGGAGAAAAATAA
- a CDS encoding ABC transporter substrate-binding protein: MENKFFKMTDTLFDIMDRYPEALDFFISNGFEQLKNKQMLNIMGKTIKLEMALKAKKINPDLFEEKLVTFLQKDSDIDISLEEVKADGTGDITIEGVLPCPIRIPLLEGIKEWVEDSNKKNDYKITYELKSANLGLDDVVEKVKTGDPDKVPDVLLSAGYELFFDEELMGQYMKKGIFETYFDEINKDFCNEKIDLRDPQKKYAIMGVVPAVFLINKAVLGDRKVPETWDDILSEELENSVALPMNDLDLFNALIATIYKDYGMDGIYKLARSYKKNLHPAQMVKAKGRTPEAPAVSIIPYFFTQMLNGAKDLEAVWPKDGALLSPIFMITKKDKMDKIKPFMDFFVSEKIGELFSASGKFPSTNPKTDNHLTPEQGFKWIGWDYIHSHDIGKIIREGEDEFNKAVEKYIR; this comes from the coding sequence ATGGAAAATAAATTTTTTAAAATGACAGATACGCTGTTTGATATTATGGATAGATATCCAGAAGCGTTAGATTTCTTTATTTCTAACGGTTTTGAGCAATTGAAGAATAAACAAATGTTGAATATAATGGGAAAAACGATTAAGCTAGAGATGGCATTGAAGGCAAAAAAAATAAATCCAGATTTATTTGAGGAAAAATTAGTGACATTTTTGCAAAAGGATAGTGATATTGATATTTCGCTTGAGGAAGTGAAAGCGGATGGAACTGGAGATATTACAATTGAGGGAGTTTTGCCTTGTCCAATAAGAATACCTTTGCTTGAAGGGATAAAAGAGTGGGTTGAAGATAGCAACAAGAAAAATGATTACAAAATTACTTATGAATTGAAATCGGCAAATTTAGGATTGGATGATGTTGTGGAAAAAGTAAAAACTGGAGATCCTGACAAAGTGCCAGATGTGTTACTATCAGCTGGATACGAGTTATTTTTTGATGAGGAATTGATGGGTCAATACATGAAAAAAGGTATATTTGAAACGTATTTTGATGAAATTAATAAAGATTTTTGTAATGAAAAGATTGATTTGAGAGATCCTCAAAAAAAATATGCGATTATGGGAGTTGTTCCAGCAGTATTTTTGATAAATAAAGCGGTTTTAGGAGATAGAAAAGTTCCAGAAACGTGGGATGATATTTTGAGTGAAGAGTTGGAAAACTCAGTTGCGTTACCAATGAATGATTTGGATTTATTTAATGCGTTAATAGCAACTATCTACAAAGATTACGGTATGGATGGGATTTATAAATTAGCAAGATCATACAAGAAAAATTTACATCCAGCTCAAATGGTAAAAGCTAAAGGTAGAACGCCAGAAGCTCCAGCAGTCAGTATTATTCCATATTTCTTTACACAAATGTTAAATGGAGCAAAAGATTTAGAAGCAGTTTGGCCAAAAGATGGAGCATTACTAAGTCCGATATTTATGATTACGAAAAAAGATAAAATGGATAAAATAAAACCATTTATGGATTTCTTTGTATCAGAAAAAATTGGAGAATTATTTTCAGCAAGTGGGAAATTTCCTTCAACGAATCCAAAAACAGATAATCATTTAACGCCAGAACAAGGATTTAAGTGGATTGGATGGGATTATATTCACAGTCATGATATTGGGAAAATAATTAGAGAAGGAGAAGATGAATTTAATAAGGCTGTGGAAAAATATATAAGATAG
- a CDS encoding GTP-binding protein, translated as MNLVIFSGPPSSGKTSVILKTVDALKKQGMSVGVVKFDCLYTDDDKLYEKAGIPVKKGISGALCPDHFFVSNIEEVVQWGRSLGLSVLITESAGLCNRCSPYIKDIKGVCVIDNLSGINTPKKIGPMLKSADIVIITKGDIVSQAEREVFASRVNSVNPTAVTMHVNGLTGQGAYELSTLLYEKEKEIETVQGKKLRFPMPSALCSYCLGETRIGEKYQMGNVRKMNLGGANE; from the coding sequence ATGAATTTAGTTATATTTTCAGGACCGCCATCTTCAGGAAAAACAAGTGTTATCTTGAAAACGGTCGATGCATTAAAAAAACAAGGAATGTCAGTTGGTGTAGTAAAATTTGATTGCTTGTACACAGATGATGACAAATTGTATGAAAAAGCAGGGATTCCAGTGAAAAAAGGGATTTCAGGAGCTTTGTGTCCAGATCATTTTTTCGTATCGAATATCGAGGAAGTTGTGCAATGGGGAAGAAGTTTGGGATTATCGGTTTTAATTACAGAATCAGCGGGATTGTGTAATCGTTGTTCGCCATATATTAAAGATATAAAAGGAGTTTGTGTAATTGATAATTTATCAGGAATTAATACGCCTAAAAAAATTGGTCCAATGTTAAAATCAGCTGATATTGTCATCATCACAAAAGGGGACATCGTTTCTCAAGCAGAAAGAGAAGTATTTGCGTCGAGAGTTAATTCAGTAAATCCGACAGCTGTAACAATGCATGTGAATGGTTTGACAGGACAAGGAGCTTATGAATTGAGCACATTGTTGTATGAAAAAGAAAAAGAAATTGAAACAGTTCAAGGGAAAAAACTTAGATTTCCAATGCCTTCAGCACTTTGTTCGTATTGCTTAGGTGAAACAAGAATTGGTGAAAAATACCAAATGGGAAATGTTAGAAAAATGAATTTAGGTGGTGCGAATGAATAG
- a CDS encoding ATP-binding cassette domain-containing protein, with protein MKLFLGMEEETGVETLTILAGQDKTGNPEGFGRLDIHKSEIISIVGPTGSGKSRLLADIEWTAQKDTPTQREILINNESPDKKWRFSSNNKLVAQLSQNMNFVMDLSVKEFLELHAKSRMVEDVEAVTEKIILEANKLAGEKFNLDTAITALSGGQSRALMIADTAILSSSPIVLIDEIENAGIDRKKALELLVSADKIVLMATHDPTLALIANKRVIIKNGGIAKIIETTLEEKEILKELDKMDEKIQKMRANLRNGEILSSL; from the coding sequence ATGAAATTGTTTTTGGGAATGGAAGAAGAAACAGGTGTTGAAACGCTTACAATTTTGGCTGGACAAGACAAAACAGGAAATCCAGAAGGATTTGGAAGATTAGATATTCATAAATCAGAAATAATTTCAATCGTAGGACCAACAGGTTCAGGAAAATCAAGATTATTAGCTGACATCGAATGGACGGCACAAAAAGATACGCCAACCCAAAGAGAAATTTTAATAAATAACGAATCTCCTGACAAAAAATGGAGATTTTCATCAAATAATAAATTAGTTGCTCAATTATCGCAAAATATGAATTTTGTTATGGATTTGTCGGTTAAAGAATTTTTGGAATTACATGCTAAAAGCCGTATGGTTGAAGATGTGGAAGCTGTAACAGAAAAAATAATTTTAGAAGCAAATAAATTAGCAGGAGAAAAGTTTAACCTAGATACAGCAATTACAGCCTTAAGTGGAGGACAATCAAGAGCATTAATGATCGCTGATACAGCAATTTTAAGTTCATCTCCAATCGTTTTAATTGATGAAATTGAAAACGCTGGAATTGATAGAAAAAAAGCATTAGAATTATTGGTTTCTGCAGATAAAATAGTCTTAATGGCGACTCACGATCCAACATTAGCTCTAATTGCAAACAAAAGAGTAATCATAAAAAATGGTGGAATTGCTAAAATAATCGAAACAACGCTAGAAGAAAAAGAAATTTTAAAAGAATTAGATAAAATGGACGAAAAAATTCAAAAAATGAGAGCAAATTTAAGAAATGGAGAAATACTTTCTAGTTTGTAG
- the cobJ gene encoding precorrin-3B C(17)-methyltransferase: MNKTGKIYVVGIGPGKKADMTFRAYEAMEKSDIIIGYKTYMDLIKEYYPGKEMKNSQMTKEVDRCINVLKLAKEGKNVALISSGDAGVYGMAGIMLEIADGEVEVEIIPGVTATNAAAAIVGAPVMHDYVTISLSNLLTDWELIKKRLELAAQGDFVVSIYNPKSRGRVTQIEEAREIMLKYKPKTTPVAIVRNAGREDEEHVVTTLDEMLNHEINMLTIVIIGNANTFIKDGKMITPRGYSNKYEY, from the coding sequence ATGAATAAAACAGGAAAAATTTACGTAGTAGGTATAGGACCAGGAAAAAAAGCAGATATGACATTTAGAGCATACGAAGCAATGGAAAAAAGTGATATTATAATTGGTTATAAAACATATATGGATTTAATAAAAGAATATTACCCAGGAAAAGAAATGAAAAATTCTCAAATGACAAAAGAAGTTGATAGATGTATTAACGTTTTGAAATTGGCTAAAGAGGGGAAAAATGTGGCGTTGATAAGTAGTGGAGATGCAGGAGTTTATGGTATGGCTGGAATCATGTTGGAAATTGCTGATGGAGAAGTAGAAGTGGAAATCATACCAGGAGTAACAGCAACAAATGCAGCAGCAGCAATAGTTGGAGCACCAGTAATGCACGACTATGTGACAATTAGCTTGAGTAATTTATTAACTGACTGGGAATTGATTAAAAAAAGATTGGAATTAGCAGCACAAGGAGACTTCGTTGTGAGTATCTATAATCCAAAAAGTCGTGGAAGAGTGACTCAAATTGAAGAAGCAAGAGAAATTATGTTAAAATATAAACCAAAAACAACACCAGTTGCAATCGTTAGAAATGCAGGAAGAGAAGACGAAGAACACGTTGTAACGACTTTAGATGAAATGCTAAATCATGAAATTAATATGCTTACAATCGTAATAATTGGAAATGCAAATACATTCATTAAAGATGGAAAAATGATAACTCCGAGAGGTTACAGTAATAAATACGAATATTAA
- the cobU gene encoding bifunctional adenosylcobinamide kinase/adenosylcobinamide-phosphate guanylyltransferase — MALIYVTGGAKSGKSKFAEDLLLSMNNGNQKNIYLATSIVYDEEMQTKVDLHKARRQNKWIIVESYKNISESLKDFSVENNNMLVDCLTNMVSNIIFENMEIDWDNPKKNQLEQCDKAVEKEVLELLKTAKNFENVVVVSNELGMGIVPAYPLGRYFREIAGKMNQMVAEKADEVYFVVSGISIKIK; from the coding sequence ATGGCATTAATTTATGTTACGGGTGGAGCAAAGAGTGGAAAAAGCAAGTTTGCAGAAGATTTGTTGTTATCTATGAATAATGGTAATCAGAAAAATATATATCTTGCAACTTCCATTGTTTATGATGAGGAAATGCAGACAAAAGTTGATTTACACAAGGCTAGACGACAAAATAAGTGGATTATAGTAGAAAGTTATAAAAATATTTCGGAAAGTTTGAAAGATTTTTCAGTAGAAAATAATAATATGCTTGTAGATTGTTTGACGAATATGGTAAGCAATATTATTTTTGAAAATATGGAAATTGATTGGGATAATCCTAAAAAAAATCAATTGGAGCAATGCGATAAAGCCGTAGAAAAAGAAGTTCTAGAATTATTGAAAACTGCAAAAAATTTTGAAAATGTAGTAGTTGTATCAAATGAGCTAGGAATGGGAATAGTCCCTGCATACCCACTTGGACGATATTTTCGTGAAATTGCTGGCAAAATGAATCAAATGGTTGCTGAAAAGGCAGATGAAGTGTATTTTGTAGTTTCAGGGATATCAATAAAAATAAAGTAG
- a CDS encoding S8 family serine peptidase, translated as MKETLILLTLFLSLNSLSASLKMTKEKTDSLEKDAKYIKYKKEKHEKMDESSYIQFSDLGYGVQDLKAITGLSNINVYASNKPTKEIDDAHTSKMIKSFKNAVGEDWFFRNKDRYYIMSSFTNPRWWSGIIVNSKFGVYGGRSYLSGDGIYFGNVINEVLLGRNGSRRVFTDNTDNRNLFITALDNSEDEGDYKFHNTSGTKIGDIVVPTTETMIFPSFGSEAQKLIRSDKIFVGEYICRDDGGFEWEFEVPKRIAKNDKRESNYNEDSYTCNFAASKGEMANFALYNRAAAVISNGEIKAVNKYSHGSSYATPKVGGYASLIQEKFPNMNYMQIKQVLLTTAYRPKDELSNIAGWGAVDIEKALKGPSSFNAGLIEEEKFFTGRYDKIFDKKGNVYFYADVKDNDKWEWSNDIGGGLTSVPSNDKTYNFLVNYDKYKITTEGKEKGVIENMNIKAVLPSEYNYYEKLSKYNTGLRKAGTGTLITTGNLNYKGPTQVLEGTLEIDGDAITSPIWVFENATLVLDGKNQTLKEVNADGGLIKVYGKVHINELAMTGISDIKLYGKDSELTVDKFISTKEKAEKLGDIQDVELKKVSEVNEKWGANDVIINEYKVVDLPREFYLSNFGSELKKFDTNDSYEKMYEKLKKRYTIFRDSDESIKIEVPGYKNGVFAIEKDADYSGFDPREYSDNMIGVISSQDDLKSIDSDFNFVPLDKALKDAKK; from the coding sequence ATGAAAGAAACATTAATATTGTTAACATTATTTTTAAGTTTAAACAGTTTGAGTGCAAGTCTAAAAATGACAAAGGAAAAAACAGATAGTTTAGAAAAAGATGCAAAGTATATAAAATATAAAAAAGAGAAACACGAAAAGATGGATGAAAGTAGCTACATTCAATTTTCTGATCTTGGCTATGGAGTACAGGATTTGAAAGCTATAACAGGACTTTCAAATATAAATGTTTATGCAAGTAATAAACCTACAAAAGAAATAGATGATGCTCATACTTCAAAAATGATAAAAAGCTTTAAAAATGCAGTGGGAGAAGATTGGTTTTTTAGAAATAAGGATAGATACTATATAATGTCATCATTTACTAATCCTAGATGGTGGAGTGGAATAATAGTAAATTCAAAATTTGGAGTTTATGGTGGGAGAAGTTATTTAAGTGGCGATGGAATTTATTTTGGAAATGTGATAAATGAAGTATTACTTGGAAGAAATGGTTCTAGACGAGTGTTTACTGATAATACTGATAATAGAAATCTTTTTATTACAGCTCTTGATAATTCAGAGGATGAAGGTGATTATAAATTTCATAATACGAGTGGTACTAAAATAGGAGATATTGTAGTACCTACAACAGAAACGATGATATTTCCAAGTTTTGGAAGTGAGGCACAAAAATTAATAAGAAGTGACAAGATATTTGTAGGTGAGTATATCTGTAGAGATGATGGAGGATTTGAATGGGAATTTGAAGTTCCTAAGAGGATAGCTAAAAATGATAAAAGAGAAAGTAATTATAACGAAGATTCGTATACTTGTAATTTTGCAGCTTCAAAAGGAGAAATGGCAAATTTTGCATTGTATAATAGAGCGGCAGCTGTAATTAGTAATGGTGAAATAAAAGCAGTAAATAAATATTCTCACGGAAGTTCGTATGCAACTCCAAAAGTAGGAGGTTATGCGTCACTCATTCAAGAAAAATTTCCAAATATGAATTATATGCAAATAAAACAAGTTCTCTTAACAACAGCATATAGACCTAAAGATGAACTTAGTAACATAGCTGGATGGGGAGCCGTAGATATTGAAAAAGCCTTAAAAGGTCCATCAAGTTTCAATGCAGGATTAATTGAAGAAGAAAAATTTTTTACAGGAAGATATGATAAAATTTTTGACAAAAAAGGAAATGTCTATTTTTATGCAGATGTAAAGGACAATGATAAGTGGGAATGGTCAAATGATATTGGTGGAGGATTGACAAGCGTTCCATCAAATGATAAGACATACAATTTTCTTGTGAACTATGACAAGTATAAAATAACAACTGAAGGAAAAGAAAAGGGTGTAATAGAAAATATGAATATAAAAGCTGTACTTCCTAGCGAATACAATTATTATGAAAAATTAAGTAAATATAATACAGGACTTAGAAAAGCTGGTACAGGTACGCTTATAACAACAGGAAATCTAAATTATAAAGGTCCAACTCAAGTTTTGGAAGGTACACTTGAAATTGATGGAGATGCTATAACTTCACCTATATGGGTATTTGAAAATGCAACTCTTGTACTAGATGGAAAAAATCAGACATTAAAAGAAGTAAATGCAGATGGAGGACTTATAAAAGTATATGGAAAAGTTCATATAAATGAACTTGCTATGACAGGAATATCTGATATAAAACTTTATGGAAAAGATTCAGAATTAACAGTTGATAAATTTATTTCAACTAAGGAAAAGGCAGAAAAATTAGGTGATATCCAAGATGTGGAACTAAAAAAAGTTTCAGAAGTCAATGAAAAATGGGGAGCAAACGATGTAATAATCAATGAATATAAAGTTGTAGATCTTCCAAGAGAATTTTATTTGAGCAATTTTGGAAGTGAATTGAAAAAATTTGATACTAATGATTCTTATGAAAAAATGTATGAAAAATTAAAAAAGAGATACACAATTTTTAGGGATTCAGATGAATCAATAAAAATCGAAGTTCCAGGATACAAAAATGGTGTTTTTGCAATAGAAAAAGATGCAGATTATTCTGGTTTTGATCCAAGAGAATACTCAGATAATATGATAGGAGTAATTTCCTCACAGGACGATTTAAAATCAATAGATTCTGATTTTAATTTTGTTCCTCTTGATAAAGCCTTAAAAGATGCAAAAAAATAA